One genomic segment of Rhizobium viscosum includes these proteins:
- a CDS encoding helicase-related protein, with the protein MTLTSQPMILSGRGVTAVLGPTNTGKTHYAIERMVAHGTGVIGLPLRLLAREVYTRVVEKVGAQNVALVTGEEKISPPNARFSVCTVEAMPRETKAAFVAIDEVQLAGDLERGHIFTDRILHLRGREETLLLGAGTMRPILQQLLPGITVTERPRLSHLLYAGQKKITRLPQRSAIVAFSADEVYAIAELIRRQRGGAAVVLGALSPRTRNAQVALYQEGDVEYLVATDAIGMGLNLDVDHVAFAQDRKFDGYQFRNLNPGELGQIAGRAGRHVRDGTFGVTGQVSPFDEELVQRIEGHEFDNIKVLQWRTKDLDFSSIQSLRASLETGPRVPGLTRALPSVDQQALDHLSRYPEIIDLANTPARVEKLWEACALPDYRRITPAQHADLISTLFSDLVRYGTVNEQFLAEQVHRSDRTDGEIDTLSARIAQIRTWTYVSNRPGWLADPTHWQEKTREIEDRLSDALHERLTKRFVDRRTSVLMKRLRENAMLEAEISVNGDVFVEGHHVGQLTGFRFTPVGGTDGPDAKAVQAASQKALALEFEARAARLHAAGNADLAIGSDGLVRWLGDPVGRLSGSDHVMRPRVILLADEQLTGNARDHVAARIERFVNHHISTVLKPLDDLSRAEDLQGLAKGLAFQLVENLGVLFRRDVTEEVKSLDQDARASMRRYGIRFGAYHIFVPALLKPAPAELITLLWGLKNDGLDKPGYGDLIPVLAAGRTSVVTDPSFERMFYKLAGFRFLGKRAVRIDILERLADLIRPLLQWKPGQGTRPDGAYDGRRFTTTTAMLSILGATLEDMEEILKGLGYRADAVKVEEAAAFLATQDAASAPAAAVAEAAAEETAEKADHDDADGASEEVPAVEAAPVAAETPAGAEGSAEAGEAAEPKPVLLWRLGGRNENQRQARGHGDRRGGQGQGQGQDRGERNNRRQGGSEGGESRDGNRNNNRNRDGGNRDGNREGGNRDGGRPQHARNDRNEQRGDRQDRGDRKDRGDRNDRNSNRGNSQPLRFEAKPPRKEKPIDPDSPFAKLAALKEQMKK; encoded by the coding sequence ATGACACTGACTTCACAGCCGATGATACTGAGCGGGCGCGGCGTGACCGCGGTGCTCGGACCGACCAATACCGGCAAGACCCATTATGCGATCGAACGTATGGTGGCGCATGGTACAGGTGTCATCGGCCTGCCGCTCCGCCTGCTGGCGCGCGAAGTCTATACGCGCGTCGTCGAAAAGGTGGGCGCCCAGAATGTGGCGCTGGTGACCGGCGAAGAAAAGATCTCGCCGCCGAATGCGCGTTTCTCCGTCTGCACGGTCGAAGCGATGCCGCGGGAAACCAAGGCAGCTTTCGTCGCTATCGATGAAGTGCAGCTCGCAGGAGATCTCGAGCGCGGCCATATCTTTACAGACCGTATCCTGCATCTACGCGGCCGCGAGGAGACGCTTCTATTGGGTGCCGGCACCATGCGGCCGATCCTGCAGCAGCTTCTGCCGGGGATTACCGTCACGGAGCGGCCGCGGCTTTCCCACCTACTCTATGCCGGGCAAAAGAAGATTACCCGGCTGCCGCAGCGTTCGGCGATCGTCGCCTTCTCGGCGGACGAAGTTTATGCGATCGCAGAACTGATCCGGCGCCAGCGCGGCGGCGCGGCTGTGGTGCTCGGGGCGCTCAGCCCCCGCACCCGCAATGCGCAGGTGGCACTCTACCAGGAGGGCGACGTCGAATATCTCGTCGCGACCGATGCGATCGGCATGGGCCTCAATCTCGATGTCGACCATGTGGCCTTTGCGCAGGACCGGAAGTTCGACGGTTATCAATTCCGCAACCTCAACCCCGGCGAGCTCGGCCAGATCGCTGGCCGCGCCGGCCGCCATGTGCGCGACGGAACCTTTGGCGTCACCGGCCAGGTTTCACCCTTCGATGAAGAACTCGTGCAACGCATCGAGGGCCATGAGTTCGACAATATCAAGGTTCTCCAATGGCGCACCAAGGACCTCGATTTTTCCTCGATACAATCCCTGCGGGCAAGCCTTGAGACCGGGCCCCGCGTGCCGGGGCTGACGCGAGCGCTGCCGTCCGTCGACCAGCAAGCGCTCGACCATTTGTCGCGCTATCCGGAAATCATTGATCTCGCTAACACGCCGGCGCGGGTCGAAAAGCTCTGGGAGGCTTGCGCTCTGCCGGACTATCGGCGCATAACGCCTGCGCAACATGCCGATCTTATTTCTACCCTCTTTTCCGATCTGGTGCGCTATGGCACGGTGAACGAGCAGTTTCTAGCCGAACAGGTTCATCGTTCGGATCGGACAGATGGAGAAATTGACACTCTTTCGGCGCGAATCGCGCAGATAAGAACCTGGACCTATGTATCGAATCGGCCCGGCTGGCTTGCCGATCCGACACACTGGCAGGAAAAGACGCGGGAAATCGAAGATCGATTGTCCGATGCGTTACATGAAAGGTTGACGAAACGCTTTGTTGATCGCAGGACATCTGTGCTCATGAAGCGCCTGAGAGAGAATGCGATGCTGGAAGCTGAAATCAGTGTGAATGGCGATGTCTTTGTCGAAGGACATCATGTGGGGCAGTTGACCGGGTTCCGTTTCACGCCTGTCGGGGGAACGGACGGGCCGGACGCCAAGGCGGTTCAGGCTGCGTCGCAGAAGGCGCTTGCTCTTGAATTCGAAGCTCGCGCCGCACGCTTGCACGCCGCAGGCAATGCCGATCTGGCGATCGGTTCGGATGGGCTGGTCCGTTGGCTCGGCGATCCCGTCGGCCGCCTTTCGGGCAGTGACCATGTGATGCGTCCGCGTGTCATCCTGCTTGCCGACGAGCAGCTCACGGGCAATGCGCGCGACCATGTCGCCGCCCGTATCGAGCGTTTCGTCAATCATCATATCAGCACGGTGCTGAAGCCGCTCGACGACCTATCGCGCGCCGAAGACCTGCAGGGTCTTGCCAAGGGGCTCGCCTTCCAGCTCGTCGAGAATCTCGGCGTGCTCTTCCGCCGCGACGTGACGGAAGAAGTGAAGTCTCTGGATCAGGATGCGCGCGCTTCCATGCGCCGCTACGGTATCCGCTTCGGCGCTTATCATATCTTCGTGCCGGCGCTTCTGAAGCCGGCGCCGGCAGAGCTCATCACCCTGCTCTGGGGGCTCAAGAATGACGGCCTCGACAAGCCGGGCTACGGCGATCTCATTCCGGTGCTCGCTGCCGGCCGCACCTCCGTGGTCACCGATCCGAGCTTCGAGCGTATGTTCTACAAGCTCGCGGGCTTCCGCTTCCTCGGCAAGCGCGCCGTGCGTATCGACATTCTCGAGCGTCTGGCCGACCTCATCCGTCCGCTGCTGCAGTGGAAGCCGGGTCAGGGCACGCGTCCGGACGGCGCCTATGACGGTCGCCGCTTCACGACGACGACGGCGATGCTGTCCATTCTCGGTGCGACGCTCGAAGATATGGAAGAGATCCTCAAGGGTCTCGGCTACCGCGCCGACGCCGTGAAGGTCGAGGAGGCAGCTGCATTCCTCGCCACGCAGGATGCAGCATCCGCTCCGGCTGCGGCGGTGGCTGAGGCCGCAGCAGAGGAAACGGCTGAAAAGGCCGATCATGACGACGCAGATGGCGCTTCGGAAGAAGTGCCCGCGGTCGAAGCCGCACCGGTGGCTGCGGAAACGCCTGCAGGTGCCGAAGGTTCGGCTGAGGCGGGCGAAGCTGCGGAACCGAAGCCGGTTCTCCTGTGGCGCCTCGGTGGCCGCAACGAAAACCAGCGCCAGGCGCGCGGCCATGGCGACCGCCGTGGCGGACAGGGCCAAGGCCAGGGTCAGGACCGCGGCGAGCGCAACAATCGTCGCCAGGGCGGTAGCGAAGGCGGCGAGAGCCGGGACGGCAATCGCAATAACAACCGCAACCGGGATGGCGGCAATCGCGACGGTAACCGGGAAGGCGGCAATCGTGATGGGGGCAGGCCCCAGCATGCGCGCAATGACCGCAACGAGCAGCGCGGTGACCGTCAGGACCGCGGAGACCGCAAGGATCGTGGCGATCGCAACGACCGTAACAGCAACCGCGGCAATTCGCAGCCGCTGCGCTTCGAGGCCAAGCCGCCGCGCAAGGAGAAGCCGATCGATCCGGATTCGCCCTTCGCTAAGCTTGCAGCGCTCAAGGAGCAGATGAAGAAGTAA
- a CDS encoding RNA-binding S4 domain-containing protein, translating into MGGETQPGSGSRQRIDKWLFFARMVKSRSLAQSHIQSGHVSINGARCAQPSQTVKVGDRVELTLERRDVILVVRLPGERRGPYEEAKLLYEDLSPPPDVAKRLTPYEQAIRATGSGRPTKKERRAIDRLMSDED; encoded by the coding sequence ATGGGCGGAGAGACACAGCCAGGGAGCGGTTCGCGCCAGCGCATCGACAAATGGCTGTTCTTCGCACGTATGGTGAAATCGCGCTCGCTGGCGCAGAGCCATATCCAGTCCGGTCACGTCAGTATCAATGGCGCGCGCTGTGCGCAGCCGAGCCAGACGGTCAAGGTGGGCGATCGTGTTGAGCTGACGCTGGAGCGGCGGGATGTCATTCTCGTCGTCCGGCTGCCTGGCGAGCGACGCGGACCCTATGAGGAGGCGAAGCTGCTTTATGAGGATCTGTCGCCGCCTCCGGATGTGGCAAAACGCCTCACCCCCTATGAGCAGGCTATTCGGGCCACCGGCTCCGGAAGACCGACGAAAAAGGAGCGACGCGCAATCGACAGGCTGATGTCGGACGAGGATTAG
- the fdxA gene encoding ferredoxin FdxA → MTYVVTDNCIRCKYTDCVEVCPVDCFYEGENFLVIHPDECIDCGVCEPECPAEAIKPDTEPGLDKWLKINAEYASIWPNITVKKEPMAEAKELDGETGKFEKYFSEKPGSGD, encoded by the coding sequence ATGACCTATGTCGTGACCGATAATTGCATTCGCTGCAAATACACCGATTGTGTTGAAGTCTGCCCGGTCGACTGTTTCTACGAGGGCGAGAATTTCCTCGTCATCCATCCCGATGAGTGCATCGACTGCGGTGTTTGCGAGCCGGAATGTCCGGCCGAGGCGATTAAGCCCGATACCGAGCCGGGTCTCGACAAGTGGCTGAAGATCAACGCTGAATATGCGAGCATCTGGCCGAACATCACGGTCAAGAAAGAGCCGATGGCCGAGGCCAAGGAGCTCGACGGCGAGACCGGAAAATTCGAGAAATACTTCTCGGAAAAGCCGGGGAGCGGCGACTGA
- a CDS encoding CarD family transcriptional regulator produces the protein MTIQQKKPSTARHGFKTGESIVYPAHGVGTITAIEEQEVAGMKLELFVIDFEKDKMRLKVPVAKAMSIGMRKLSETDFVERALKVVQGKARVKRTMWSRRAQEYDAKINSGDLISIAEVVRDLYRAENQPEQSYSERQLYEAALDRMAREIAAVNKMSETEAVRLVETNLNKGPKRGKVIEEDDSQDEAA, from the coding sequence ATGACCATCCAGCAGAAAAAACCTTCTACCGCACGTCACGGCTTCAAGACTGGTGAATCGATCGTGTACCCCGCACACGGCGTCGGTACCATCACGGCTATCGAAGAGCAAGAAGTCGCCGGCATGAAGCTTGAACTTTTCGTCATCGATTTCGAAAAGGACAAGATGCGTCTGAAGGTTCCGGTCGCGAAAGCCATGAGCATCGGCATGCGCAAGCTTTCCGAGACCGACTTCGTTGAGCGCGCCCTCAAGGTCGTGCAGGGCAAAGCTCGCGTCAAGCGCACCATGTGGTCCCGCCGCGCCCAGGAGTATGATGCCAAGATCAATTCCGGCGACCTGATTTCCATCGCAGAAGTCGTTCGCGATCTCTACCGTGCCGAGAACCAGCCGGAGCAGTCCTATTCCGAGCGTCAGCTCTATGAGGCTGCCCTCGACCGGATGGCTCGCGAAATCGCTGCCGTCAACAAGATGTCTGAAACCGAAGCTGTTCGCCTCGTCGAGACCAATCTCAACAAGGGTCCGAAGCGTGGCAAGGTAATCGAGGAAGACGATTCGCAGGACGAGGCCGCTTGA
- a CDS encoding RNA polymerase factor sigma-32, whose product MKNMSADRRMIKIAMAAPYLAREEEHNLAIRWKDHEDRGARNQIAMAHMRLVISMAGKFRNFGLPMSDLVQEGYVGLLEAAARFEPARDVRFSTYASWWIRASIQDYILRNWSIVRGGTSSAQKALFFNLRRLRAKLAKGDTQLTLQSIHQEIAAALGVSLADVQTMDARLSGNDASLQAPSVSGDADSAEKMDFLVSDEPLPDEQVSNMIDGERRRVWLASALKHLNEREMKIISARRLAEDGATLEELGADLGISKERVRQIESRAMEKLRTALVSADPHMAAYA is encoded by the coding sequence ATGAAGAACATGTCTGCAGATCGGCGCATGATCAAAATAGCAATGGCGGCTCCCTATCTTGCCCGTGAAGAAGAGCACAATCTGGCCATCCGCTGGAAGGATCACGAAGACCGCGGCGCCCGCAACCAGATCGCCATGGCGCATATGCGTCTCGTCATTTCCATGGCAGGCAAGTTCCGTAATTTCGGCCTGCCGATGAGCGATCTCGTGCAGGAAGGCTATGTCGGGCTTCTCGAGGCCGCGGCCCGGTTCGAACCGGCGCGCGATGTGCGCTTTTCCACCTACGCAAGCTGGTGGATCCGCGCCTCGATCCAGGACTATATCCTACGCAATTGGTCGATCGTGCGCGGCGGTACGAGTTCAGCCCAGAAGGCACTGTTCTTCAATCTGCGACGTCTGCGCGCCAAGCTCGCCAAGGGCGATACGCAGCTGACACTGCAATCCATTCATCAGGAAATCGCCGCTGCACTCGGTGTCAGCCTTGCCGACGTACAGACCATGGATGCGCGCCTTTCCGGCAACGACGCATCATTGCAGGCGCCTTCCGTTTCAGGTGATGCCGACAGTGCGGAAAAGATGGATTTCCTCGTCAGCGACGAACCGCTGCCGGATGAGCAAGTCTCGAACATGATCGACGGCGAACGCCGCCGGGTCTGGCTTGCATCTGCCCTCAAGCATCTCAACGAGCGTGAAATGAAGATCATCAGCGCGCGGCGCCTCGCCGAAGATGGAGCAACACTCGAAGAGCTCGGCGCTGACCTCGGCATTTCCAAGGAGCGCGTGCGCCAGATCGAAAGCCGGGCGATGGAAAAGCTTCGCACGGCGCTCGTCAGCGCCGATCCGCATATGGCAGCCTATGCTTGA